In one window of Ovis aries strain OAR_USU_Benz2616 breed Rambouillet chromosome 5, ARS-UI_Ramb_v3.0, whole genome shotgun sequence DNA:
- the UBE2B gene encoding ubiquitin-conjugating enzyme E2 B, protein MSTPARRRLMRDFKRLQEDPPVGVSGAPSENNIMQWNAVIFGPEGTPFEDGTFKLVIEFSEEYPNKPPTVRFLSKMFHPNVYADGSICLDILQNRWSPTYDVSSILTSIQSLLDEPNPNSPANSQAAQLYQENKREYEKRVSAIVEQSWNDS, encoded by the exons ATGTCGACCCCGGCCCGGAGGAGGCTTATGCGGGATTTCAAGAG ATTGCAAGAGGACCCACCTGTGGGTGTCAGTGGCGCACCATCAGAAAACAACATCATGCAGTGGAATGCAGTTATATTTGG ACCAGAAGGGACACCCTTTGAAGATG GTACTTTTAAACTAGTAATAGAATTTTCTGAAGAATATCCAAATAAACCGCCAACTGTTAGGTTTTTATCCAAAATGTTTCATCCAAATG TATATGCTGATGGTAGCATATGTTTAGATATCCTTCAGAATAGATGGAGTCCAACATACGATGTATCTTCTATCTTAACATCAATTCAG tctCTGCTGGATGAACCGAATCCAAATAGTCCAGCCAATAGTCAGGCAGCACAGCTTTATCAGGAAAACAAACGAGAATATGAGAAAAGAGTTTCGGCCATTGTTGAACAAAGCTGGAATGATTCATAA